atgatatatatggctagggacatagtttaactgatatagaatctatacattcttatagattgaataatggttccctattgggttgactttcaGAACTGAAAATATTATGagcactcacgtcgcaaacttattttgacacaaccttcactagtaaagtcaatggtactctaggaacaagatatagctaaaagggtaaactggtaattttattcccttttaattaagAACTATCAATAGAAGATTaatattgtatgtaatgattatatcaatggacactttattctttaataaagtactttgtaaatatatgtctataattatcacactacaagaaaaaacagtattcataacacttaaaaagtgctatctgggactattgatagcacttctgaaaatgctaacgtagcccatgttattaaaagtccagtcttttctataacatttttttaatgttatgttcggtgttatcttaaactattcaataacacatttttagatgctataatattcaaataataacatttagatagagtttttgattataaatttgaaatttaatcttgtatttttttcataacacttttcaactgttacatttgattattttaataacatttttagtttgttatattatataaaccataacgattttttacgcttataatatgcttttaaatcataacatatagtaataaaattttaaattttattttgataagtatacttatatggtttttttttaattaaaagattttcattattgtattttgataaaaaaaattcaaaattaatcataaaatgtaattctcaatagattgataaaccataagtattacattaaacaataactaattcaaaccataaatgtgtctacttcatgagatcttagttctaacttaagtttgaaagtataacataataaagttttataatcttgaacaatttttacttcaaaaatgaaaaatagaaacaaaactttatagtaattttcctaaacaagaAAAGTTTTTGGTCATTGAAGATGAGAGAAATACAACATCCATAAAGTTGACCATTAcaaaaacaacaataacaacaacatgATACCAGCCTGCCATCATTTAATTTGGAAAGGCTGAATATACATGCCATTCTCAACATAGAACAAACACTTGTGCAACATTTTCTCAGTAAATTCCGGGGATGACCCTGTACCGAACCTTCTCGCAGTACGATTTCCAGTATTTTCCATACCTACAATAACAATCACATGTCAAGATTTTATGCCTTTATCTGTATGAAAACGCGCAAACCATTATTCATTTCGtctacttatttatttttctctACACTGGCATCGGTTTGTAAATTGTCTACACCTGTTGGACCAGAAACCACTAACATGATCAGAGTTTGTCTCTcccatacaagcaaataaactaGTAGCACTCGTAAGGTAAGTTACGTGGTTAAAAAGAGCTGGAACAGTCCAGAAAAATGCAGCTAATATTTCTGGGACATAGTGGTTATGAATGAAAGCTAATATTGCACAAGTGGCAGTTATATTTACATGGATCAGCTAAAATTACTTACTTGGATCAGCTAATATTTCTTCTTGGTTATGAACCCCCCGCATTCATaaccaagaagaaaaaaaaatccagtTAGTTCAGATTTACATGGCAGAGCCTGAAAACGTACCATCCCGAAGTTAAAAGAATGCTGCTTTTTGTTTCCCCAGTTGTGGTAGTGTAAGTGGCAGTTATCTGTGAAACAGAAAGGGAAGAATTATGCAGGATTTAGCAGCAGATATACAGAAAATTGTATGTATAATGAGAACCAAATAACGAGTTTCAGAGAACCATATACCTTTGATGGAGCTTTACCCCAAACCAAAGCTTTGCCATTTGTTCTGCGAAACTCTTGCCTTTGCCTATCACAGTCGTAGTTGATGTATATGCAAAGAATGCCTGCTACTAGGATGTAGAGTGCCAACTGTGACAAAGCAAAGTAGACAACTAAAATTAAGAATTAATTTAACAGGGACAATGGGGAAATAGGACAGAAAAAAAAGTATGGTTGGTTGCAAAAAAAATCAAGTCTATGCTCATCTCATGGGCTTGGCAGCTTACAAACAAAGTTACAAGCATTCAACTTTTGCATTTGGCTGGTAGAATAGATTTGCAGCTTCTAACTCAAATCTAGAATCAAATTGCCAATATACAGCTTTTACAAGCTAATAATAATATTACTGGTGTATACCAAGGGGAGTTAGCTCAAATGGGAAGACATGTGGTTTGCTTCCATAAGGTCTAAAGTTTGAATCCCACCAAGGTATCTACATAGCCATTGCTATAGTTTCCTACTCTCTAGTAATGCAGAAAAGTGTTCACATTTTGAAAAGGTTGAAAAACATTTTGGAACTGTTCCTGAACGAAAGCAGTAATATTACATTTTATTGACCAAATAAACTTAGAATAGAAAGCTTTATACCTGAGTTCCAAGGTGTACGGGATGATTGACCAGGTACATGCCAGGAGAAGTATATATAGAAGGCACCCATACAAGGCATCCCCAGCAAATATAAAAACCAGCTGTCAAAATGATAGGTACAATGATCCAAATGAGAGAAAGTATGAACAAACCAAAAGAACGGGAAAGAAGCAATAGATAAATTCAGCACTACAagaacatttgtttaataattattTGGTCTCTTCTAATCACAGTGAAAAATTAGGTAGTAGAAACAATTTATCTGCTAAAATTAAGGCCAAGAATTTGCAACGTCATGGTAGCCAATCCAAGTAATTGGGATCAAATACAGCAATAGATGGAAAAGGTTAAAGGGGAAGTAACTATAATCTTCGAATGGTAACGAAAGTAAGAGACTTTAATGATGATGACTTCATAGAAGACGAGTTATCTTATTTCTATCTCACTTAATTCATAAATATAAGTTATGCTTAGTATgcattcaaaaaaataataagacatcTAAATTTGTACATGTTCCAAAATATCAAACCATCCAGAAGATTATTGCCAAAATgatgtttaataaaataaaggACATCTTCAAGTGAACTGCAACAGAAAGAGATACCATACACAACAATTAAAGGACATCTTATTGTTACAGAGGATTTGATAAGTAAAGTTTTACATGTTAAAGATGTGCTACTTGACCTGattgcataaaaaaaaatcaacaaaaattaCACAAGAACAAGTTAAAGATTGTAACAGTTacattaatctttattttattttttatttttttttgggtgGTGGGGGGGAATAAGAAGTACAAACCTCTCATCACCAGCAACCGATGCAGCTTTGTTTGTCTCACTGGAAGCGGAAGGCTGAACCTGATTGACCTCTTTCGTACCATCTGAGAAAAAATTATTACAACAAAACAAACTAGTGAGTTACACCTTGAATTTTCTCATCTCCAGCTTAATGGACAATTGACATAGTAAGCGGATGTTTGTGATGATGGTGAAATGTACAAACCAAAACAAAACTGTTCATTGCTAATTCTAGTCAATAACAGCCACCTCTAATTTCAATCGCAAACAAAAAAATGCATTCGAAAAAATCGACATTATCACTTTCAAATTGAAAAGAAGCATAACCTATATAAATCTGAATAGCCTTCTGAAGTTCTGGATGTTTTTTCCCCGAACATTCTTTCAGCATCGACTCAAATGCCCGTGTAACAAAACCACCAGCTGCACCACCCGCCATTTTTACTTTCTTCAATCAAAATTCCCCTCGTTCCGCAATTCTCCCCAATCTTAAACCAAAAAAACATGTGAATCAAAAGGACGCCTGACTGAAATTAGCATCAACCAGAAACAAATGCCGAGAACTCGGATCGAAAGCCATTGAGCCAAGATCCGATAAAGGAAAGAACAGCTATAGATGAGCAATTGCAGAGACATGGAGAGAGACACTTACCTTAGACAATGTACAGACATGGGTTTCACAAGTCCATTAAAAGTAGGGATAAGTATATTGTTGGTTCAATAACAAATAAAATAGCAAAATGAACTACAATTAATACTTATTtccttattatttttatttttattgtagaGAAATATTTCTACATGGTATCTGTAAATATATAAAGTGATTCCTTTTTAAATATAAAGGTTAACTCCAAGCATAGAGAACATGCCTCATTTCAATTTATTTGTTTCTAGTTAAAAAGCATAGATCATAGAACGATAAATTAAACTTTGTaagaaagaatatatatatatatattacaaatgGCAAATTAGTAATTATATTTTACTCATCTAGTATGTTTGGCATTAAGTTAGAAAGCAAGAATACTAAGTTAAAGAACTTACTTAAGAGTGGCTTCAACACTTTGAACTGTGACATTATCATTAGTTGCATTTGGGAGGCCAAGGTCAAAGGCTTGATATTTAACTCGACAAAAGGATAATAAGCTATGAATAGGAAAGAGGGGTATCACTACTAGGCAGTAACAATATCAAATGTGCAGGAAGCGAAGTTGTGGAACATCAAAGGTTAAGAACCTATTAATAATATGAAAACATCTCAAGAAATAGAAATATCTTGTCTATTATTGATTTCCAAAAACTTAGGTCATTTTATCTCCTATATGATGGATGTAAGAATCCATGTTTAGACAAAAGCAAGAAAATTCTTAGGAGATAAAAGGAAAACAAGAAAAAGAGTAGAAATGCACATAGATTTGAAACTTTTCCAACTCTTCAAAAGTAAGCAAATTCTAGATAAAGAAATTGTctataggatatatatatatatatgaccaaACTACAATAAGATAGTATCACTAGGAACTAACAAAAGTAATTTATGAATCACACTATAGATAACCTAATTATATTGTTGACCTTATACATGGCATTATCTACCACAAACATTGTGTATTCTCTTCTAGAAAAAAACAAGTTCCTTGAAATAAACAGTAAACTCTCAGTAAACCCAAAATCATATATGGTATGAgacaaaaaattctaaaaaatgaATAGGTAGACCTTTATAAGGAATCAAATCTCAAACTTTATGATGGCAAACAAAGGGTCTAACTATTCATCTAATCTCTCACTAGTGATAGGAACATGAATTTAAATCACACCTTGGATAAAAATCATATATAGAAGACGTGTATGAAGGTCCAAGGATAAAGGTTGTCTTAGGACTGCTTAAAGTCCAAAAAACTAAAAGGCACCACAAGAAAACCAGCACACATACGCTGGTTTTATGTTCCAAACACCTTGTACTCGCATTGCTTACTTTTTAAGAGTGATtcatttctagatatttttaatCACTCAAGAGAAGGGGTATAAGCATAAAATGGTCCCCTCAGTGCTAGTAAATGCTCAAAAAGAGCACTAAAAGCCTTCAAAACATTGACTAACGTTTATGCATtttattttgtataaataaaTTTGTCCAAAGCTCAACAAAAAGATCAATATCCTTATTCAAATAACAGAGTGCCcacttaaacatatatatatatatggtgaaATTCAAATACCtgtagagagaaagaaagaagagtaatatatatatatggtgaaATTCAAATACTtgcagagagagaaagaagagtgacactacaagaaaaagtcTTTTATATATGctggaaaacaaaaaaaaatctcaacTAGAGAAAGTAACAACAAAGAGCATAAAGCCAGTAAAAAGAATCTTCAAAATCATAATAAAACccattgataaaaaaaatcacaaggcAAAATTAGAATCTATATACAAAGAAAACAAAACCAAAGTCAAAATCAAATTTAGAATAATCCAAAGCTAGATACTAAGAATCAAACACAAAATAAGACTAAAAATCATTCAGATCAAACCATTCTATTCACACAAAcatatattaaaacataaacaaaataaataaaattggtaaCTTACAGCTAGCATAGCCCAATTGTGATTAAATTAGGTTTTAGCCAACTAGTACAAGCCATCCCTTAGGTGCCTATACTCACAACCAGTTAAGTCTATCAATGACATTGTCTATACACGCAATTCATGCCCTGAAATACTCCCAAACAGATGAGAGAACAACAAGCTAATAACAATATATAAATCAAATGTGTCATTAAATAGAAACTCTTATTTCTTCAAATTGATCAGACATTAGACAATCCTCATTGGTGTGATTTTACACATGGATAAACGTTTTTTTCCTCAACTGAATCAATAGGCACggaaatgtgtatatatattaatagaaGCTAAACCCAAAAAAGATAAGAaattaaattaacaaaacaaGTGTAATTATGTGCACTGAgattaaataatagaaaaagaaAGAGATATTACCCACAGTTTGAAGCCCCTGCCAACTGTCTCAAACCATTTAGCATCAAATGCAATTTCAACATTGGACTTTCATAACCCAAGCTTCAACAACACAATTAGTATTTCGTAATTCTACAAAAACTGACCAAaagcaaattttaaaaaaatgcctTTAGATAATACATAAATTTCAATGAGTTCTTGTTAGTGGAAAGGAAAAAATAGAAAAGTAAGAAACTAAACTTGGAGTTTTGATTATTCGGTTTGATGCATTTGTATAATATCTTCACCTTTTGGAAATGGAAGTAGGATCTTTATATATGTACATTTGTGTGTGTCCATATACTAAGCTATCAATTAAGGGTTACAGTATCCCCAAATCactaatataactcacatattaaATCTCGAAATCAAGAGTTTGGGTATCTCACaataaaaaaaagaacaaaacttAAAAATGGAGTACATAAGAGAAAATAAGGTCCAAAATTACCATCAGAAAAAAGATTTGTAGCTGCAATTTAAGGcaaaaaaagaaagataaatgGTGAAAGCTAGTAAATCCATTCAAAATAAGAGCATAACCTTCGTAGATTAGCATAACTGTCAGATTTGCAACAACAAAAGCAGAGAAAGAAGGATATCGTCGGCCCACGTAAGGTCGATCCCTGTCACCGTCTCCGTCAAGCCTCCTGCGCTAGCCATCTGCAAGAGAAGACTTGGAGAGAGATCTGAGAGGTTAGAAGGGAGATAGAGAGCTGAGAAGAGAGAGGTTGAGAGAGGAAATACGATATGTTACTttagagaaaggaaaaaaaaacgaCTCATGTATTTCATTTGGCGCCTGTTTTTTTCAATTACCGCCTATTATTTCATTTGGCTCCATATTTTTGTATGTGTTTTTATCATTTGCACAAAGCATTAATAGCGCTTTTTAAACTCCGTGATATATTACCATAatatttggtcaaaaatgttGAGTGAGAACAGATATTAAattaaaatctgaaaaaaaaacgAGACATATACCTCACAGTCACCTGGGTTCTTGCTTCTAGCTAGCGATAGAGATACACAGCAATGGAAAAGGACAAGAGACTCATCGCTTCAACAATGGTGCGGTCATGGTGTGCTTCAGCTGCTCAATGGAAGGGATTGAAGAATAGTGGACTGAAGGAGAGAGAGCCGATAGACtctgagagaaagaaagagcgAGTGAGAGTGGGAGAGAACTGACTggagtgtgtgtgagagagaggcAGTGTGTAAAGGGATTAGGGATTCAGAAAACATTCtccattttttattgttttagctttttttatttttgtcAATTTCATTTCGCGCCCActtttttcatttggcgcctactGTATCTTTTTTATGCATGTATCAATAACGTTTTTAATAATATGTCATATTTTAATGTTATATCtggtcaaaattgttgtagtgtcaagagttcaatctcatatttatagtggagtaatcatgagattaataaatatgattatttaatcaaagatctttgattaataatcgaatatttattggagcttgatattataggtccataggtccctagagTGGCTTTATCAACACTATAACAAGGTAAGagttgtgtaatgccccaaatttcctaataaggtttaggaccttgattaggaggtcgggagggtcataattgttttattatgctatttaatgataatatgcatgtttaggtgtattaaatatgcatgtgaacccatttgtgattaattgggtgattttcatattttggccatttcgggcatttttggcatatatgtgaaatgggcgtggtgctttgttattatttggttatgccagggttacccagcacaagacgatcctaggaggtaggctattgggaaagtcacaacgggatttaagcttgacttggagtaagtcaatgggtatttagagcattaccgggttattgggtaatgggaattaatatttggtgatagattgggagttagtaagatcagggggaaattaaggagattttgactataatgtccctgggggtgttttcgggaccccgagcattaggttttattggaagctacttaagcttgaagtaaccttttaagaaaataaaaagaacgttctgtacgttctctctccctaaaagttccattttcgtctcccggtcgcgttttcaaagatagcttgagttctaggactcggaatcaagcgaggaccgaggcatagcaatcctaaggagaattagaagcttattagctggaggatttagttggaaacaactcaatcagaggtaattcaagtttaagttttaagtttttaaaagtttttaagcttgaattggactttgtgaatcgttgagtttttagtttgtttgaaccttAGGTTTTGGTgattttggaccattggggagtttgggaactttgatttgatgatttgggaatgtttagacatgtttttgggaggttttaaaaggttaaaaacgaaggaaaatggctgccccgaagttgggtcgcggccctgttcttgggcgccacagCCCTTGCTTGATGAAGCTGGTGCAGGAATTTgttcctgctgggcgccgcggcccttgcttcagagttggctgggggccgcggctcaggcaggctttcgaggccgtttgggtgttttgaccccgggaacatggttttaggcctcgggatcaatcctactgctcggattagtgaggattgatgtcttggaggctaagttttagttcaaggattggttttagaacttgaactatttgggtcaccatttgtggttgtgactaggttatcactagaggcttggaatcaggattgtgcttgtggctcatttgttggtaacctgtgcttggaccgaaggtaagaaaactgcaccccatatgtgacatgcatggttatgtttgatgcatgttggatgtttaaatgtaaacattgatagcataatgaatgcttagcaatcttgctcatttgcatatgattattattgaggcatgctggatgattaagtgggatgcatgtgatgcacaagaaacatgtgattagggcatgccatgaatgatggatatgagattggtcagagctcgagtctctgtgtttgtgcatgatcattattatgctcgcaattgttaagtaagcatgttgaatgcctcatctttggatgtgtgacatatgatatatgtttggtagcaatgcttacttatgcatggtactgactcattagttagagttggcaaaggtgttagtatcaactgtgaagctgtgactcattagtcaggttcgacagtggtactgggcactggtcacattgcgctgactcattagtcaggacggccttagcgtgttccacgcaaaccaacaaagattagatctaatcgactttctgcattgaatgactcaaagagcattaatgccgaaccgacctcaagttcgatgaatattataagcgcttgaaggctagtggcttacccagcagccactcttccatttgaattagtgacctgcttgccagtcacttagtatggtttaccagaacctgttgaaggctagtggcttacccaacagccactcttccatttgaattagtgacttgtttgtcagtcactcagtatggtttaccagaacctcaagtgatattcactcatctgatcagagctatgagctctgtatgatcattttgatcatcatatgcatggctatgggcaccggccccacagtgacgtgcttgtcagtcactcagtatggtttaccagaacctcaagtgttgagacactcatctgattaggattgacttgatagtcctccaatcagaagggcagggtTTCTTagcctggataccccagcattgtttgaactcatttgcatgctgaatagagctatgttttcTAGGCATGCtaaatatgatttgatatcatg
This genomic interval from Humulus lupulus chromosome 8, drHumLupu1.1, whole genome shotgun sequence contains the following:
- the LOC133794617 gene encoding 7-dehydrocholesterol reductase-like isoform X1, with translation MYLVNHPVHLGTQLALYILVAGILCIYINYDCDRQRQEFRRTNGKALVWGKAPSKITATYTTTTGETKSSILLTSGWYGKYWKSYCEKVRYRVIPGIY
- the LOC133794617 gene encoding 7-dehydrocholesterol reductase-like isoform X2, whose protein sequence is MYLVNHPVHLGTQLALYILVAGILCIYINYDCDRQRQEFRRTNGKALVWGKAPSKITATYTTTTGETKSSILLTSGCFHS